The proteins below are encoded in one region of Lactuca sativa cultivar Salinas chromosome 3, Lsat_Salinas_v11, whole genome shotgun sequence:
- the LOC111911376 gene encoding cytochrome P450 704C1 has protein sequence MEFLSNPVSISVISTISLLLLCIYVYNQHNQRKKTKTKKHHPIAGTMFNQLLNFNRLHDYMTDLAKKHKTYRLISPFRYEVYTSDPVNVEYILKTNFENYVKGTYTHDILKDLLGDGIFTVDGDRWREQRKVSSYEFSTKVLRDFSSVIFRKNAVKLAHILSEAASNNQILDINDFFMKATLDSIFKVAFGIDLDSMCGSSEEGVRFSNAFDESSAMTLKRYVDITWKIKKFFNIGSEAKLKESVKVVDEFVYKLIKTKTEQMHKNQDDFSWKREDILSRFLQINDTDPKYLRDIILNFIIAGKDTTSTAMTWFIYMLCKHPEIQDKVAKEIKEAINFKNDVTNVEVFSNVVTEEALEKMHYLHAALTETLRLFPAVPVDAKICASDDVLPDGYNVNKGDMVAYQPYAMGRMKFLWGEDAQQFKPERWIDENGCFRPESPFKFTAFQAGQRICLGREFAYRQMKIFASILLGCFVFKLSDENKTSKYKTMLNLHIDGGLHVRVFSRYV, from the exons ATGGAATTTCTCTCAAACCCAGTTTCCATATCAGTAATCTCAACCatatctcttcttcttctttgcatCTATGTCTACAATCAACATAATCAGAGGaagaagacgaagacgaagaagcATCATCCAATTGCTGGAACCATGTTCAATCAGCTTCTTAACTTCAACAGATTGCATGATTACATGACTGACCTTGCTAAAAAACACAAAACTTATCGATTGATTAGTCCTTTCCGCTACGAGGTTTATACATCTGATCCAGTTAATGTTGAGTACATCCTCAAgacaaatttcgaaaattatgtCAAG GGAACATACACCCACGACATTCTAAAAGATCTTCTTGGTGATGGAATCTTCACCGTTGATGGTGACAGGTGGCGAGAGCAGAGAAAGGTCTCAAGCTATGAATTCTCCACAAAAGTCTTGAGAGATTTTAGCAGTGTAATTTTCAGAAAAAATGCAGTAAAACTCGCGCATATATTATCTGAAGCAGCTAGCAACAATCAAATTCTCGATATAAAT GACTTTTTCATGAAAGCGACATTGGATTCAATATTTAAAGTTGCATTTGGGATCGATCTTGATAGCATGTGTGGTTCAAGTGAAGAAGGTGTAAGATTTAGTAATGCTTTTGATGAATCAAGTGCAATGACACTCAAAAGATACGTAGATATAACATGGAAAATCAAGAAATTTTTCAACATCGGATCAGAAGCAAAGTTAAAAGAAAGTGTTAAAGTGGTCGATGAGTTTGTTTATAAACTTATAAAGACGAAAACCGAACAAATGCACAAGAATCAAGATGATTTTTCG TGGAAAAGAGAAGACATTCTATCAAGGTTTCTTCAAATCAATGACACAGATCCCAAGTACTTACGTGATATAATACTAAACTTTATAATTGCTGGAAAAGACACGACATCTACAGCTATGACTTGGTTTATTTACATGCTTTGCAAACATCCTGAGATTCAAGATAAagttgcaaaagaaatcaaagaagCAATCAACTTTAAAAATGATGTAACAAATGTTGAAGTGTTTTCAAATGTTGTTACTGAAGAAGCATTAGAAAAGATGCATTATCTTCATGCAGCTTTGACAGAAACTCTCAGACTCTTTCCTGCAGTTCCAGTG GATGCGAAGATATGTGCTTCAGATGATGTTTTACCTGATGGATATAATGTAAATAAAGGGGATATGGTGGCTTATCAACCATATGCAATGGGAAGAATGAAGTTTTTATGGGGTGAAGATGCACAACAATTTAAACCAGAAAGATGGATTGATGAAAATGGTTGCTTTAGGCCTGAAAGTCCCTTTAAATTTACAGCTTTTCAG GCAGGACAAAGAATTTGTTTGGGTCGAGAATTTGCGTATAGGCAAATGAAGATTTTTGCATCCATTTTATTAGGTTGCTTTGTTTTTAAGCTAAGTGATGAAAACAAAACTTCAAAGTACAAAACGATGCTTAATCTTCACATCGATGGTGGATTGCATGTTCGTGTTTTTAGTAGATACGTGTGA
- the LOC111911375 gene encoding protein PXR1, giving the protein MGGKGKKRREKNYKEAHGVGKNRLPPPPVRSSLDVIPSKLRQLMSYTSGSGKLTVDVEEHKKGGNRRGGSDGGNLIENKVGANEKPDFVVSDSKIKDNDEGTEKKKKKRKRKQVDDLRFEAELGAVGSKRKERKKKLLEERKKKKKKTNEGEINFPGREEIKFGDVVKAPPKLVNVPKKFGSSNASQERIRLRAIEAYRDQKKWASRPGVHQPTIDITQPSL; this is encoded by the exons ATGGGAGGGAAAggaaagaagagaagagaaaagaattACAAAGAAGCGCATGGAGTCGGCAAGAATCGATTACCCCCACCGCCGGTTCGTTCATCCCTCGATGTAATTCCCTCCAAGCTTCGCCAACTCATGTCATATACCTCAG GGTCTGGAAAGTTAACAGTTGACGTTGAAGAGCATAAGAAAGGCGGCAATCGCCGCGGTGGCTCTGATGGTGGAAATTTAATAGAAAAT AAAGTTGGTGCAAATGAAAAACCTGATTTTGTGGTTTCTGATTCCAAGATTAAAGATAATGATGAAGGaacagaaaagaaaaagaagaaaaggaaaaggaagCAGGTAGATGATCTTCGGTTTGAGGCAGAATTAGGTGCAGTTGGTTCAAAAAGAAAGGAACGCAAGAAAAA ACTTCTAGAAGAacggaaaaagaaaaagaagaagacaaATGAGGGTGAAATAAACTTTCCCGGACGTGAAGAGATCAAATTTGGAGACGTTGTTAAAGCTCCACCAAAGTTGGTGAATGTTCCCAAG AAATTTGGGTCTTCGAATGCATCTCAAGAGAGGATCCGATTGAGAGCCATTGAAGCGTATAGAGATCAAAAGAAATGGGCTTCAAGACCCGGAGTTCACCAACCCACAATAGACATAACACAACCATCTTTATAG